A DNA window from Arachis hypogaea cultivar Tifrunner chromosome 18, arahy.Tifrunner.gnm2.J5K5, whole genome shotgun sequence contains the following coding sequences:
- the LOC114925803 gene encoding uncharacterized protein, which yields MVKEPTVALHLTESSPSWMDPIMNFLELGKLPDDEKAAKALRREAARYTIIQWQLFRKGLSQPLLKCLHPDQTDYVLREVHEGCCGHHIGGKTLARKLIRAGYYWPSMMKDSREFVRKCVITRFGIPEVIISDNGTQFTDKKFTEFLTGLGIKQKFSSVEHPQTNEQVESANKVILLGLKKRLDNKKGAWADELASVLWSYRTKRYGGNPFSPNVRGRRGDTRRNRRAESAATARRCRRSGRKGPGGRDQGNGPLV from the exons ATGGTGAAGGAACCAACTGTCGCCCTCCATTTGACGGAGTCAAGCCCTTCCTGGATGGACCCCATCATGAACTTCCTGGAACTTGGCAAGTTACCTGACGATGAAAAGGCGGCCAAAGCGTTGAGAAGGGAGGCAGCCAGATACACGATCATACAATGGCAACTGTTCAGAAAGGGGCTCAGTCAACCCCTGTTGAAGTGCCTACATCCCGACCAAACGGACTATGTACTTAGAGAAGTCCACGAGGGATGTTGCGgccaccacatcgggggcaaaaCCCTAGCgaggaagctcatccgagctggaTATTACTGGCCATCGATGATGAAAGACTCCAGGGAATTTGTTAGAAAATGC GTAATAACCCGTTTCGGTATCCCGGAGGTCATCATCTCGGACAACGGGACGCAATTCACGGACAAAAAGTTCACGGAGTTCCTCACTGGCCTAGGAATAAAACAGAAATTCTCCTCAGTGGAACACCCCCAGACAAACGAACAAGTGGAGTCCGCAAACAAAGTCATCCTGCTTGGTCTCAAGAAGCGCTTAGACAACAAGAAAGGCGCATGGGCCGACGAGCTGGCTtcggtcctctggtcctaccgaACAAAGCGCTACGGGGGAAACCCCTTTTCGCCTAACGTACGGGGTCGACGCGGTGATACCCGTCGAAATCGGCGAGCCGAGTCCGCGGCTACTGCTCGCAGGTGTAGACGAAGCGGTAGAAAAGGACCTGGTGGAAGAGACCAGGGAAATGGCCCACTTGTCTGA